Sequence from the Nymphaea colorata isolate Beijing-Zhang1983 chromosome 9, ASM883128v2, whole genome shotgun sequence genome:
ctcgatcaaaatatgttattatttaaaaataatcaaatcaatgTTCTATATACacaattaatatgaaaaagtatgaaatgtcatatgaataacttatgaaaaaaatatacaaatcatatgaaaaacttgtggaaaaaatatgaagcttttattgattatttttaattaaataaatatattatttaaggtTTCTTGCTAAAATAcacggtgaagaagctttcatACTTTAGTTATAAAAATTGTGAATATTGAACAttaattggtttatttttaactaataacataacatattttaattgactaaactattatttcatgttGATAACTTATTGTGAATtaaaagacattatttaatgattttttctcattttattgagtTATTTGAAATAATTCGTGTTACACCCGTAAAAAgagtttttaataatatatcaaataatttattaataCTCTTACCTTTATTacaataattatttttttacatgaaaTTGTATAATTGTTCCAATGATATgtaagatagtttattaaaaATTGGACAATCTGTTGTTTTCCTAATAGTTAAAGGCTTTTgtttacaaattttttgaattttgtgttatatatcaaatacctaagacttttggacataatatatgattatacaaaataattttcttgattgattaaataaataatttttaatttcataaattaaaacttttttatgagttcaagagttttttcatattaaataaatCTACTTgcgattaattttcatatttttaaaaatactaattttattgaaatttctttatagaagtttattattattatttttaattaaataaatacattatttaagatattctgtttagttgatgccttaactataatagttttcttgtttacacaaaaacgtttaattaaatataatattaattatttattaattggttttgtatgatatagttttaaatattttaagtacAATGTTATACATAGTAATTATatgactattattatatgcaattTCATAAAATCATCAGCTTTCAATCAGATTATTCATTCATATACAGTTTATATTCTTTATCTATCATAATTTTAAGTTGGTGCGCTTGGTTAGACCTTTTGCCTAACCATTCATAGGTCACAACTTCAAAACTTGGGGAAACCAATTCAAGCTCTCTCaagttcggattcggatatcatcggattcagatatcaactaACGGTTCGGAATCGGATATCAgtaattcggattcggatatcaactCAAGAATcatcggatatttacttaaaaccgaatctgaatccgtatccgaacGGATAAGATGGTTAaaaatccgatcggatatttacttaaaaccgaatccgtatccgatcggatgttacttcttaaatccgaatccgatccgatttctcaATCGGATGTCAAATTGCTAACCATATCCGTTGTTTTCGAGTAATTCAGATCGgatatctgatccgaattcgatccgttgacatccctactcatGATCCCACGTCtcaatgtgagagagagagagagaccatttaattttaagaaagcaagaaacaacAGCATCTTTACATGTAAGAAAGGGAGGTCATTGCCTACTTTTCGACCCCCGTTTTCAAAGAGGTTAATTTATTGGTGTCAAATCGTGCACCTAATAGTTTTTGAACATGCAACATGAGCTTTACAAGCAAAACAAAATTGACCATTGATTATTGTATTTTTATAAACTCTAACTACAAACTAAAAAAGTCATTTTATGGGATTTACAATGTTTTGGTTAATTAGtaattgcttatatatatatatatatatatatatatatatagagggagagagagagagagagagagagagtttagaCATCTCGAATAGGAAAGGAGTAagtaaagggaaaatgaaactTACACAAAGCTTCACGTGAAATTTTAAGATTGATAATTGGAAGATACAAGTTCGAGTATTATTATGTTAGATGCTATGTTACAATTTCCGAAGGAGCTCAAGTGAGGAAAATATGTGTTGCCCACCGCTTGCTACTTCCCCAGCTTTGAGAAGAGAGCAATGGTCAGCTAAAGCTACTCGCCTATGTCTTTGTCTGTCATCATCCATCTTCGGTGTCATAATCCTCCTCTTCTTCGTCTGCTTGCTCATTAAGCTGTAGAAGCTGCAAAGGATCAATTCCATTTTTGTTCATCTCAGATAATGACCACCCTGGGTATTCCTCGTGATTCAGTTCTGGTTTGATTGCAGAAACAGAAGTGGAAGCTGAAGCAGAGGTAGAAGCAGCAGGATTATTGCCATGTTCATCTAGGTCAAGATTGAggtcaaaatttctaaaaactGGGCTGCTTGTGCTACAGGATGCGTCTTCCTTTGATTCTTTGTGTTCAACTCTACTCTGTAGCTTCCTAGAAAATGGGTTGTGCTTGTTTACATTTTCAGGAGAGCGATCTGACTCATCTTCACATTTTCCAAAGTGAGCATTCTCCCTTTCACTTGTCCGAGCACCACCGCGGCCTCGGCCTCTCCCTCTGCCCCTTCCTCGTCCTCTTCGACCACCATAGGATCCCTCCTGCTGTGAAATGAAATGTTAGGTTGCTTTAATAATGCAAAGGACGAAAAGAACACTCAAGATAATCTGGCATTGGAGGTTTTCTCATGGCTAAAATTCACTGTAAAAAGTTTGATACACCACCAAAAGAGATGGCTAtctaaggaaagaaaaggacagAGGGCAAGAGTATCTTGCATGAAGAAATACACAGAGgctttcaaatttttcttgaagtCAATCTGTTATACAAATTCACATCCTTCTACGGATAGCTATAGTGTTTGTACTTATCATAGTCACTACCAATTTCCAGATTTCATGGTAAAATACCGCGCATGATAAGGTTGGACAAAGCAGACATTCCAGACGGAGAAAGCTCCTACAGTTGAGCAACACTATCTTCAGCAAGATGgtatgaatatatataaaaaatggtAACTTCCTATAGGCTTCAACGTTTAAAGACCTTGCTCCTCAAAGATTCAAATAGATCTACACTCTGCCTTCCTCTTGCTTTGCTTCTGTGAGTGTATGAGTGTGTTCTTGTGTGTTTAAGTCCATCTAGGGTTAGATCCTGACAACCCAGGATCAGTGAAAATAAGCAGCTGACCCATCTCATTCAACTTCTCATTTTtgaatgacaaaaatgacaGAATGTGATTTGAGAATTTCAGCTCTCAGTTCTAGCGTTATGTGCAACAGGTGTATATCCTAGGAAACACAGGAAAAGTTCCACGCCTCAATTGAACTAAATAGGCCAGCAAAAGGCAGTTGAGTTCTTCAAAAATGGTTTTGAACTCACAGTCCTGGTCCTTTTTGACTCCTCATCACTGCCATTGACATCATCCTCCACAACTTTCCTGtcgaagaaaaagagaaatattaCTTGTACTAGTTGATTACCATTGTAAGTTGCAGTATAGTTCAAATGTATCGGCACCATACCTTCTCCTTGGAGTATGCCTTTCATCACCTCCAGCATCAACACCACCTAAATCTGGAACTTTGCTTACAATATCTCTCAAAAAGTCAAAGACTGTAAAAGTTTGAACACATTGcttcctgaaaatgaaaaaatagaaaattgtaAGCGACGTCCCAGATCTAATAAACTTTGATAAACCTGTGGGCCTTCCATGAATTTCATAAACCAGAGGAAAGCAGTTACACCAGAATTACAACTGTAACGTATCTCTTCCAAGAGGTACATAACAAGAACAGATCCATCAAGCACATGGCATGTGTAGAGCATCCCATGCACGGAGAGAGTCATACATGAGCAGGTCTGTGACTATCATAAACAATCGGATGCATCCCAACCCCGAGGCCCCCAACCTACccccacaaaaacaaaaaaaagcataaaagtCAGCGACATCTTACAAATGCAAAGCACTCATTGTCTTTGCTCCTCTTTGCAGAGTTATGTCATATGTCCGGTTGCAAAGATCGTGAAGAAAAAGTTCCAATGCTTTAGCTGCAAGATATATAGGAAAAACTTAAATGATGCTTCGGCACTTTATACAAGAAATTATAGCTGCAGAACCTTCAATATGAACAGCAAACAAGAAGTAAAATAGTATTATGACACctagacacaaaaaaaaaaaggaaatatggaGAAGAGGTGACGTAAAACTGGTTATGCCCTTAACAGTTCAACAAAGGTCAGTGGGTCCAGCTTGCCTTCAGATCGTGGAAACAAGCCTCATAAACTTCCGTAGCATTTCGAGGTGGGACTCCATGGATATTAATCTGGCCTCAAAGATCGTTCAAATAAAGTTGCTGCGATCATGCATTCAACTTTGTGTTGCCCTTGTGAAATCTCTTCAGAAAATAACTCAACCTTTTTTTGCTAATTTCATATAGTCAAAGGCACGCCTAGGCAGGGGCACTGGGTGCCAGGTGAACAGATTAGGCGaccctatacatatatatagttcgGTATACATATCTGTTTTGTTCCATGTCTGCTCCTTATGTTCAACAAATGGTTAATTGTGGATTCACGTCGGATTCATAATGACACTCCTCTGTCTggatatttatgcatttttgagaaaaataaaggaaaagatgCTGTATTACAAGCACACAACAACCTGTTTCCTTGAAGTGCTAACCCTGGATAACTATGGGAATGCAGGTGAAGCCTGGATAAAGCTACATCATACTTCTAACCAGCACCACCAGTCAATGGCTGAGTAAAGGACGGCAATATTGTTACTCACATACTAGAACGGGCACTGCCATGGCAATCTTTCCAACATCTTCATCAGCTTGCATAATCTTTTTTATTCGTGACTGCCAAAACAAGAATTATTGACAAAGtaaacatttcaaaattttctgttaAGGGCAAAATGGAAAACACACAGATAAAATCAATAAATATAATGAGctttaaatttttatacaaaGTCAGGAGGTGTTTGTTCACACAGGCAACTTGCTTTCATTCATTATCTGGCACAAATTGGTAATGAGTAAAATGGAAACATAAAAGCATAGTAACTTcacatttcatcatcacatcaTAACAAAAATGGAAATCTTGAGCATGCAAGTTTTATTTTATCACTGCCGAAGTCAAATGTGAATCAAAGTTAACTAGGAGGCTAAATTCTAGAAAAAACTGAACATTGGTGTAGTGGTTCTCAATAAATTGCTACTAATATTAAACTAACTCTACTTTGTCAGGTAACCAATCCTTCCATAACTCAAATCTCATCTGCCATTCTGCTAGCTCAGAGAATTTGCTTGTGCAAACTAATTTCACGCATAACTGCTAGAAAATGTGACTATCAGAAAGGCCTTATGCTCCAAGTTCAACCAGAAATAGCCCAGTCTTACATCAACAAACCAGAAGCTTTTCTGCATGAGCTTCTTAATCTATAAAACGACTTTACAATATTTTGATAAAGTTTGACTGTACAACATGGATGCGGAGAATAAGACCCTCCATCAGATACAAATTTTCTTTATATGGCAACCTGCGAAGTTGTAACCATGCTTATCTCCCAGGCGCCTGCTAGAGGCACCTAAGTTTAACCAAAAAATTACCAGGGAACAAGAGACCACAGACTTTTCTCAGAATTGGTTCAGGAAGTGCATCACTTTGAACAATAACATATAAGGATTTTGATCATATTGGTCACAACAAATTGCAATCTTTGGACCAAAAaccaatttaaaataatttaaaattttgaaaaacccACGACGAATCAAAAGTTGTACTGAGTTATCTTGTTTCGTTAAGCAAGGAATGCAATATAATAATACCCTTCTTCTGTTGATCCGTGATGAAAAAGGACGATCTGCTATTCTTTGCTATTTCATCACTTTGGATGGTCTTCTGCTTCTAACCTGCCTTGCCAACTTATTTGTGCCGATGTGAAAATGCTGTTGATGGCAGCCTCACCGCAGGATTCCAAAGTGGACACGGGGAAGATCTGGTTGTGTACAGGTATTATCCCAGACCCGTGGCCTCCTCATAATCAACAGAGCTTTGATGTTGGTACTGCTGTACGGATTCAACCCCAGTGCTGAACATGGGTGTTTGGCATCAAGTCTAGTAGTGGCCAACCGGTTTGCCAGGGCAGTTTCAACTCGAGCAGAGGTCGCCTTGCTGGCGGGATAGAAATTTTAGATCACATCTTGAATCTGTTCCCAGATGTTCGGAAGGGTATGAGGGTGATAGTCGGCCCTCCCGAGTAGAGGAAGAGACTCATTCGCTGTAAGGAAAGAGCAGACCAGTTTTTGTTTGCTTCTTATGTTTTGTGCCGCCTCAAGAGGTTCTTGTACATTTCTTCTTGTAATCTGCCAGCAGAGGTTGTCAAACTCTTACTTAATCCCTGCTTCAAGGAATCTAGGACGATCTGGGATGCGATGTAGTCTTTCTTCTTACATGTTGTGTCTTTTATGTAGATTCATTTTGTCAATAAGATATCGGTGTGATCCCCCAGCAGGGTTGGAGCGGCAGATAGTCTTCTGCTTCAGTATTTCCCGCAGGAACCATCGATGGTGCTCATAGCATTTTACAAACTCCTTAATAAACGATATATTCTGCTTCAGTATTTCCCGCAGAAACCATCGAAAGTGCTCATAAACAAACTCCTTCATAAACGATATACTTGACCAACTACGACCACCAACGTATAAATTCCTCGAAATAGACAGCAGATACTTTATTGCAGAACCGCAAAAGACAGAGTCCGTAAACATGAACACTACCATCATCATCAACGACAATAATAGTAAGATGGGTGCCAATCCAATCAATCAAAACTCTAATTCAACGCCCCCCGACAACGATAGCTGCGTGATGGCATATATTTATCTAGATGAAAATGGAAACCGAATATACGGGTTTTAAGATGTTTAAGTTTGAGGCGTTTGTTAGCAACATACGAAATTCAAAATCTAGAAAACCATGAGAAACCCTGAAGATGAAATTGCCATTAGTTCCTATTCAGAACATTCTAGGAAAAGGGACGAACAGGACGACAACACAAATCAAGTAAAACAGAAACGGAGACTGAACAAAACCCAACGCCGTAGCAATAAAGGAAAGCTTACAGAATTACAAATAACAGccagaaaaacacaaaaagaacaccatcaaaagaaagagggaaaagaaagaaagcgcACCGCCGGAAAACGCGTGTCGAGCTTCTTCCTCATCTCGTCAGATTCTAATCATCAATCGGAACCCAACAATGACAACATACataccaaaaatgaaaatattacgAGAAACCAAGAAAACATTTCTCATCTCGTCGAGAAATTGACAGGCAAAGCAAACCCTAAtccattttcccttctttttccttgggttttttcattttttccccctcCATGGAGTTTGGGAGGAGGGAAAATGGACCGAACCCGAAAAGAGATCACGACCCGTAAATCCTACGCCTTCCaatgttttgttttcaacttACGCTTTCATTTGAGACCTAATGATTTAGTTGTAAGTTCAGAAACGACTTAATACTTTTAAATATTCTATCATACGTTGGATTTTGTCTCACAATTGGCAAATAAAAATCACGTCTGTTATCTTAAGAAATGTGAAGCTTttctaccttttcttttttatcttttcaagtAAAAATGATGATCTGCTTTGAGATAAAAAGTCGACCTCCACGCATGCCTTCAGCTTTCGGCTTGCAAGACATTTgttaaagaataataaaaattagaaaccaAACTAATACAAGATTTTATAGCATCTCAAAGACTGGTGGACGCATAAAAAGGAAGTCCAACTTTGTTTATATGACATAACATGTACACATCCCCAACTCCAAGGCCTGTTAAAGCTCTCTTCAATCTGCACACGGCTAGTTTGGGTCAAATAGGAAAAACTATCAATCACAAAAACTTAGCTTAGAATTTAATTCATTTTCAAGTTCACTTCTATTACTTACATCAGAGCATGTTATGTATTATAGCAAGGTGTGAAGAGAGTCGCCCTCCTTCTAACATGTCGGGGGAGGCTCTTTTCCCACTTCCCCATAATATGCAAGTCACCTTGTGCAACCACACACATAATTGTCATCTCATTCAACTAAATTGAGCTTTTGAATTAAGGAAGAGGGTAGTGAGAGAACTGTAATAGTGAGACTAGTGGCAAAGACAGAAAAATTAGTTGGAGGAACtcttattcaaaaatatttgtatatgGAGGgacacctatatatatatatgtataaaagtaaatattaaatttaccaataaaaaagtaaaaagaattttaaagaactggtgtgggcaactgcgcACACCAACCCACATGTGGTGCGATGCTACTGGCTGAGACTTGATTTAAGATGCTTAATTTGACACCCTTTGTACTCTTTTTTTGCAACAGCTCACCAGCTACAATAGTCTGATCAAAGTTTTGAAATTAAGttcaaaataaaagtaaaattattCCTTATTTGAGAGTGGGACCAGCAAAAAGGTGAGAAGAAGGCACTTTTCAGAATTGGTATTAAGAAGTAGGACTCTAAGTGAAAAGTTTTCGTTTTCATGACTGTGGCTGAGTCGTTTTCCGTTAAATTTGTTATTGTGGGTCCGTGATGTCTAACTCAGCCGATAGACTAATTCCCGGTTTTTTGGTGACCAGACTCGAGCTGAGAGCCTAAGTCCTTTTGGGCGGTCCCACTGGGTCCCACGTGCTTCCCTggcatttattttcaaattgaactgaaaacccttgaaaattttttatttagataGACTACTTTTTTTATCAAGTGCAAAAGAAGacggaaaaaaaaaggcaa
This genomic interval carries:
- the LOC116261309 gene encoding uncharacterized protein LOC116261309 isoform X2; this encodes MRKKLDTRFPASRIKKIMQADEDVGKIAMAVPVLVSKALELFLHDLCNRTYDITLQRGAKTMSALHLKQCVQTFTVFDFLRDIVSKVPDLGGVDAGGDERHTPRRRKVVEDDVNGSDEESKRTRTEGSYGGRRGRGRGRGRGRGRGGARTSERENAHFGKCEDESDRSPENVNKHNPFSRKLQSRVEHKESKEDASCSTSSPVFRNFDLNLDLDEHGNNPAASTSASASTSVSAIKPELNHEEYPGWSLSEMNKNGIDPLQLLQLNEQADEEEEDYDTEDG
- the LOC116261309 gene encoding uncharacterized protein LOC116261309 isoform X1, yielding MRKKLDTRFPASRIKKIMQADEDVGKIAMAVPVLVSKALELFLHDLCNRTYDITLQRGAKTMSALHLKQCVQTFTVFDFLRDIVSKVPDLGGVDAGGDERHTPRRRKVVEDDVNGSDEESKRTRTQEGSYGGRRGRGRGRGRGRGRGGARTSERENAHFGKCEDESDRSPENVNKHNPFSRKLQSRVEHKESKEDASCSTSSPVFRNFDLNLDLDEHGNNPAASTSASASTSVSAIKPELNHEEYPGWSLSEMNKNGIDPLQLLQLNEQADEEEEDYDTEDG
- the LOC116261309 gene encoding uncharacterized protein LOC116261309 isoform X3; the encoded protein is MQADEDVGKIAMAVPVLVSKALELFLHDLCNRTYDITLQRGAKTMSALHLKQCVQTFTVFDFLRDIVSKVPDLGGVDAGGDERHTPRRRKVVEDDVNGSDEESKRTRTQEGSYGGRRGRGRGRGRGRGRGGARTSERENAHFGKCEDESDRSPENVNKHNPFSRKLQSRVEHKESKEDASCSTSSPVFRNFDLNLDLDEHGNNPAASTSASASTSVSAIKPELNHEEYPGWSLSEMNKNGIDPLQLLQLNEQADEEEEDYDTEDG